In a genomic window of Tissierella sp. Yu-01:
- a CDS encoding sodium-dependent transporter, translating into METQNSKGSGQFASKWGFILACVGSAVGMANVWGFPYKLGSYGGGAFLVAYLIFIVIFSYVGLSAEYAIGRRSKTGTVGSYENAWRSGGKEGIGKFVGWIPLAGSMCIAIGYAVIIAYVLKGWTQSITGSLMTVDTAVWFESFSMNDYSVIPYHLIVVVGTLLTLTLGADSIEKTNKVMMPLFFILFIILAIRVAFLPGAIEGYKFMFTPRWESLMDPMVWIWAMGQAFFSLSVTGSGMIVYGAYLPDSEDIVDGAKNTAIFDTIAAMTAALVIIPACFAYNVDVGAGPGLLFVTLPKILQNMPLGRLFAIILFTAVVFGGVTSLQNMFEVVGESLLYKFPKLKRNIMLVILAVICFGIGINMEPIFKWGPWMDIISIYIIPIGATLGAVSWFWIMKKEDLLDEINKGAKKQQGDLWYNVGKFVYVPFAMILCFVALFMKVAF; encoded by the coding sequence ATGGAAACTCAAAACTCAAAAGGATCAGGTCAATTTGCATCAAAATGGGGTTTTATATTAGCTTGTGTAGGATCAGCCGTAGGTATGGCAAATGTATGGGGATTTCCGTATAAATTAGGTAGTTATGGTGGAGGAGCATTTTTAGTAGCTTATCTTATATTTATAGTAATCTTTAGCTATGTTGGACTTTCAGCAGAGTATGCAATTGGACGTAGATCAAAAACAGGTACTGTTGGATCATATGAAAACGCATGGCGTTCAGGCGGTAAAGAGGGAATTGGTAAATTTGTTGGATGGATTCCACTAGCTGGATCTATGTGTATTGCAATTGGATACGCTGTAATAATAGCATATGTACTTAAAGGATGGACTCAATCAATAACTGGTAGTCTAATGACTGTTGATACTGCAGTTTGGTTTGAATCTTTCTCTATGAATGATTATTCGGTTATTCCTTATCACTTGATCGTTGTAGTTGGTACATTACTTACATTAACCCTTGGAGCAGATAGTATTGAAAAGACTAATAAGGTAATGATGCCACTATTTTTTATTTTGTTTATAATTTTAGCAATTCGTGTAGCATTTTTACCAGGTGCTATAGAAGGATATAAGTTTATGTTTACACCAAGATGGGAGTCATTAATGGATCCTATGGTTTGGATTTGGGCTATGGGACAGGCTTTTTTCTCCTTATCAGTAACTGGAAGTGGAATGATAGTATATGGTGCTTATCTTCCTGATAGTGAGGATATAGTAGATGGTGCTAAAAACACAGCAATTTTTGATACTATCGCAGCGATGACAGCGGCTTTAGTAATTATACCTGCATGCTTTGCTTATAATGTGGATGTTGGTGCAGGTCCGGGATTATTATTCGTAACATTACCAAAGATTCTTCAAAATATGCCACTAGGTAGACTTTTTGCAATAATACTATTTACAGCTGTTGTATTTGGCGGGGTAACATCACTACAGAATATGTTTGAAGTAGTAGGCGAATCATTACTATATAAATTTCCTAAATTAAAGCGTAATATTATGCTTGTAATACTTGCAGTAATTTGCTTTGGTATAGGAATTAACATGGAACCTATATTTAAGTGGGGACCTTGGATGGATATTATATCAATATACATTATTCCTATTGGAGCAACATTAGGAGCTGTATCATGGTTCTGGATAATGAAAAAAGAGGATTTACTTGACGAAATAAACAAAGGAGCTAAAAAGCAACAAGGAGACCTTTGGTATAATGTGGGGAAATTCGTATATGTGCCATTTGCCATGATTTTATGTTTTGTAGCTCTATTTATGAAGGTAGCATTCTAA
- a CDS encoding CPBP family intramembrane glutamic endopeptidase, translated as MKKSCKLYLLISFTISYICFGIIAYNRIPFKEVFASLQYILLFVLGCLGPFISSLIVYSLNIDNLGGVKGFKSKICYHNFAKSVKLIFLFIFTHYGFSILLNNIQGYGNIVDFFYYLPIMLILMGSQEIGWRSILQPNLEVRNGFWKSSISTGLIWALWFLPLIFIPNFLILPHYYSQFAAYLVGLSFMLTTLYKVSGSILYSIILSACIFALYPVLLVKQGFMQVGIVLIEALVVSMVKNKNLDIKAI; from the coding sequence TTGAAAAAGAGTTGCAAATTATATTTATTAATTTCTTTTACTATCAGCTATATTTGTTTTGGTATAATTGCATACAACAGAATACCCTTTAAGGAAGTATTTGCTAGCCTCCAATATATACTCTTATTTGTTTTAGGCTGCCTAGGACCGTTTATTTCATCGTTAATAGTCTATAGCTTAAATATTGATAATTTAGGTGGCGTAAAAGGCTTTAAAAGTAAAATATGCTATCATAACTTTGCTAAATCAGTTAAATTAATATTTCTGTTTATATTTACTCATTATGGATTTTCAATACTTCTAAATAATATCCAAGGATATGGTAATATAGTAGATTTCTTTTACTACTTACCAATCATGTTAATATTAATGGGATCTCAGGAAATAGGTTGGAGGAGTATATTACAACCTAATTTAGAAGTAAGAAATGGATTTTGGAAATCATCTATTTCTACTGGGCTTATTTGGGCGCTTTGGTTTCTACCACTTATATTTATACCAAACTTCCTAATACTGCCACATTATTATTCACAATTTGCAGCATACCTTGTAGGATTGAGCTTTATGCTAACCACACTTTATAAAGTAAGTGGGAGTATATTATACAGTATTATATTATCAGCTTGCATTTTTGCTCTTTATCCTGTATTATTAGTTAAGCAAGGATTTATGCAAGTAGGAATCGTACTTATAGAAGCATTAGTAGTAAGTATGGTTAAAAATAAAAACTTGGATATTAAAGCTATTTAG
- a CDS encoding transcriptional repressor, whose amino-acid sequence MNNATQYKTKQKEAIRTYMQSLQGEHVTVNQIANHFDTIGQRIGITTIYRYLDKLVEEKKVKKYMIDGVTGACFQYVDEREHPQEHFHFKCEGCGELIHFQCESLKHAQVHLLKDHGFNIDTAKVIFYGICNQCSNR is encoded by the coding sequence GTGAATAATGCAACTCAGTATAAAACTAAGCAAAAAGAAGCAATTCGTACTTATATGCAATCCTTGCAGGGGGAGCATGTAACGGTTAATCAAATTGCAAATCATTTTGATACAATTGGTCAAAGGATTGGTATAACAACAATCTATAGATATCTTGATAAACTTGTAGAAGAGAAAAAGGTTAAAAAGTATATGATAGATGGAGTGACTGGAGCCTGTTTTCAGTATGTTGATGAACGAGAGCATCCCCAAGAGCATTTTCATTTTAAATGTGAGGGATGTGGTGAATTAATTCATTTTCAATGTGAATCATTAAAACATGCACAGGTACACTTATTAAAGGATCATGGTTTTAATATAGATACAGCAAAGGTTATATTTTATGGAATATGCAATCAATGCTCAAATAGATAG
- a CDS encoding metal ABC transporter substrate-binding protein: MKQILSIFLIIVIVIVPLVGCQSLETNNIESNKIKVVTTIFPQYDFVRQIAGNNVDLTMLLKPGMESHSYEPSPQDIIKIQEADLFIYVGGENDIWVDEIIGSMGDQGPKTMKLIDYVDTVMEEIVEGMEHDHDHEHNHEEEHDQEVHEEHDHEHSHEEDNEDHEDHDENHEEEVIDEHVWTSPKNAIEIVNAITENLSNLDPDNEENYRIQGNDYIKKLNELDLEFTKVVNNSKRKTLVFGDRFPFRYFADEYGLEYYAPFSGCSSETEASASTIAFLIDKIKEENIPVVFKIELSNGKIAETLAEPVNGRTLTLHSCHNVTRDELEEGVTYLSLMEQNVETLKEALN; encoded by the coding sequence ATGAAACAAATTTTATCTATATTTTTAATTATTGTTATAGTTATAGTCCCTTTAGTGGGATGTCAATCACTTGAGACAAATAATATTGAAAGTAATAAAATTAAAGTAGTTACAACAATTTTCCCTCAATATGATTTTGTTCGACAGATAGCAGGAAATAATGTAGATTTAACTATGTTACTGAAACCAGGTATGGAGAGCCATTCTTATGAGCCATCTCCTCAAGATATTATAAAAATTCAAGAAGCTGATTTATTCATCTATGTAGGCGGAGAAAATGATATATGGGTAGATGAAATTATTGGTTCAATGGGAGATCAGGGGCCTAAAACGATGAAACTTATAGACTATGTGGATACTGTCATGGAGGAGATAGTTGAAGGCATGGAGCATGACCATGATCACGAGCATAATCATGAAGAAGAACACGATCAAGAAGTTCATGAAGAACATGATCATGAACATAGTCATGAAGAAGACAATGAGGATCACGAAGACCATGATGAAAACCATGAAGAGGAAGTAATAGATGAACATGTGTGGACTTCTCCTAAAAATGCGATCGAAATCGTTAACGCAATTACAGAAAATCTAAGTAACTTAGATCCAGATAATGAGGAAAACTATAGAATTCAAGGTAATGACTATATTAAAAAATTAAATGAATTAGATTTGGAATTTACTAAAGTAGTAAATAATTCTAAACGAAAAACTCTTGTCTTTGGCGATCGTTTCCCATTCAGATATTTTGCGGATGAATATGGTCTAGAATATTATGCTCCATTTTCTGGTTGTTCAAGTGAGACAGAGGCCAGTGCATCAACAATTGCATTTCTTATTGATAAGATAAAAGAGGAAAATATACCGGTAGTGTTTAAAATTGAACTAAGTAATGGGAAAATAGCGGAAACGTTGGCAGAACCTGTGAATGGAAGGACCTTAACTCTTCACTCTTGTCACAATGTAACGAGGGATGAATTAGAGGAAGGAGTAACCTATTTGTCCCTTATGGAACAAAACGTAGAGACATTGAAGGAGGCATTGAATTAG
- a CDS encoding metal ABC transporter ATP-binding protein has protein sequence MALITFEDVSFGYEGKIACENISFEVNAGDYLCIVGENGSGKSTLIKGLLGLKNPCAGKLYTGDGLKQTEIGYLPQQTPVQKDFPASVYEVVLSGCLNNMGLKPFYTKLEKQLVRKNMEKLGIESLKNHCYRELSGGQQQRVLLARALCATKKLLLLDEPVTGLDPIAANSLYKLISQLNKEGVTIIMVSHDIHHAVSQAGLILHMNKSPLFFGKTEDYIRSDIGKVFAGGDVK, from the coding sequence ATGGCTTTGATTACTTTTGAAGATGTATCCTTTGGTTACGAAGGTAAAATTGCTTGTGAAAATATTTCCTTTGAAGTTAACGCTGGTGATTACCTTTGCATCGTTGGTGAAAATGGTTCTGGAAAAAGCACTCTTATAAAGGGGTTACTAGGATTAAAGAATCCATGTGCTGGGAAGCTTTACACAGGTGATGGGCTGAAGCAAACTGAGATAGGATATCTCCCTCAACAAACTCCTGTGCAGAAAGATTTTCCGGCTAGTGTGTATGAGGTTGTACTGTCTGGCTGTCTAAACAATATGGGTCTTAAGCCTTTTTATACTAAGTTGGAAAAGCAGCTGGTACGCAAAAACATGGAAAAGTTAGGAATTGAGTCATTGAAAAATCATTGCTATAGAGAACTTTCGGGTGGACAACAGCAGCGTGTTCTACTGGCTCGTGCACTTTGTGCAACAAAAAAACTTTTGTTATTGGATGAACCTGTTACTGGATTGGATCCAATTGCTGCTAATTCTCTTTATAAACTAATTTCTCAACTTAATAAAGAAGGTGTCACCATCATAATGGTATCCCATGACATACACCATGCGGTATCACAAGCAGGACTAATCCTGCATATGAATAAATCTCCACTGTTTTTTGGAAAGACTGAAGATTATATAAGAAGTGATATCGGTAAAGTCTTTGCAGGAGGGGATGTTAAATGA
- a CDS encoding metal ABC transporter permease: MIDLLSEIFSYTFMVRAVIVGILVALCAALLGVSLVLKRYSMIGDGLSHVGFGALAISTALNAAPLTVSIPIVVLAAFLLLRISESSKIKGDAAIALISTSSLAIGVIVISMTTGMNTDVCNYMFGSILAMSKDDVTLSIILSTVVILLFVVFYHKIFAVTFDENFAKATGIKANLYNMLIALLTALTIVLGMRMMGALLISSLIIFPALTSMRLCKQFKSVILSSAIISVFCFLCGIIISYVYSTPTGASVVAVNIVLFLVYSGIDFIKGRA, translated from the coding sequence ATGATTGATTTATTATCTGAAATATTTTCTTATACATTTATGGTAAGAGCTGTTATAGTTGGTATTCTTGTAGCTCTTTGCGCAGCACTTTTAGGTGTAAGTTTGGTTTTAAAGAGATACTCAATGATTGGAGATGGACTTTCTCATGTAGGATTTGGCGCTTTAGCCATATCAACAGCCCTTAATGCAGCACCACTTACTGTATCTATTCCAATTGTAGTATTAGCAGCATTTTTGTTGTTAAGGATTAGTGAGAGTAGCAAGATTAAAGGTGATGCAGCTATTGCTTTGATTTCTACAAGTTCTCTTGCCATTGGTGTAATTGTGATATCCATGACTACAGGCATGAATACAGATGTATGTAACTATATGTTTGGTAGCATATTGGCAATGAGTAAGGATGATGTGACTCTAAGTATTATATTGTCAACTGTAGTCATATTATTATTTGTAGTATTCTATCACAAGATATTTGCAGTTACATTTGATGAGAATTTTGCAAAAGCAACTGGAATAAAAGCGAATCTATATAATATGTTGATTGCACTTTTAACAGCTTTGACAATTGTTTTAGGAATGCGTATGATGGGTGCTTTGCTGATATCAAGCCTTATAATCTTTCCTGCACTGACATCAATGCGCCTGTGCAAACAGTTTAAATCGGTTATATTAAGCTCGGCAATAATCTCTGTATTTTGTTTCCTGTGCGGTATAATCATATCATATGTTTATTCAACTCCAACAGGTGCAAGTGTAGTTGCCGTTAACATTGTGTTGTTTCTTGTATACTCAGGGATTGATTTTATAAAAGGGAGGGCTTAA
- a CDS encoding metallophosphoesterase, producing MNFKRYILLLVIIGVLFAIYNYYQISKFHINKVKLNSNKLINPLRITQITDFHSNENINLKKLFSDIKGFNPDIIVITGDLIDYKTRDLTMAFKILEQAKKITDRVYFVSGNHETNHVLEDEFYNGLAQYEVTVLDDISTEVRLNENEISILGASFFAEKDDFEGIYKDISEKGYNILLSHSPNRPIMYINEKLDLILSGHTHGGQVRLPIIGGIIAPGQGFFPKYDKGLFKFGNTTLYIDSGLGNSVYPIRMFNRVQISNIEILPR from the coding sequence ATGAACTTTAAACGATACATATTATTATTAGTTATAATAGGAGTTTTATTTGCTATATATAACTATTATCAAATAAGTAAATTTCATATAAATAAGGTTAAGTTAAATTCAAATAAGTTAATTAATCCTTTGAGAATTACCCAGATAACAGATTTTCATTCAAATGAGAATATAAATCTAAAAAAGCTTTTTTCTGATATCAAGGGGTTTAACCCAGATATAATTGTCATTACAGGGGATTTGATAGATTATAAGACTAGGGATCTAACTATGGCGTTTAAAATATTGGAACAAGCTAAAAAAATAACAGATCGAGTATATTTCGTTAGTGGAAACCACGAAACTAATCATGTGCTAGAAGATGAATTCTATAATGGATTAGCTCAATATGAGGTCACAGTTTTAGATGATATATCAACAGAAGTAAGATTAAATGAGAACGAAATCAGCATATTAGGAGCTTCTTTCTTTGCTGAAAAAGATGATTTTGAAGGTATTTACAAGGATATAAGTGAGAAGGGATATAACATACTATTATCTCATTCTCCTAATAGACCAATAATGTATATAAACGAAAAGCTAGATTTGATTTTATCTGGTCACACCCATGGAGGACAGGTAAGATTACCAATAATAGGTGGTATAATAGCACCAGGGCAAGGATTCTTCCCTAAATATGATAAGGGATTATTTAAATTTGGCAATACAACATTATATATAGATAGTGGCTTAGGAAATAGCGTATATCCTATTAGGATGTTTAATAGAGTGCAGATAAGCAATATCGAAATTCTACCTAGGTAA
- a CDS encoding WYL domain-containing protein, which translates to MQINRLFEMVYLLLNKENTTAGELAEYFEVSRRTIYRDVELLSSAGIPIYMTKGKGGGISLLPNFVLNKTVLTESEKFFKLRRIKDLTVLTEQFDRKRPQKIFDGNKVFQDGFVTITLKFSKEMAYRVYDEFPEYELFPDGSFKVKLTMPRGEWVYYYLTTFGEHCEILEPIDIRLQMKEKLQKTLTKYL; encoded by the coding sequence ATGCAAATCAATAGACTATTCGAAATGGTATATTTATTGTTAAATAAAGAGAATACCACCGCTGGAGAACTGGCAGAGTATTTTGAGGTTTCACGGCGCACTATTTATCGTGATGTGGAGCTTTTGTCTTCAGCAGGTATTCCTATTTATATGACCAAAGGCAAGGGCGGTGGAATATCACTTTTGCCAAACTTTGTTTTGAATAAAACAGTGCTGACCGAGAGTGAAAAATTTTTCAAGCTTCGTCGCATCAAAGATTTGACAGTTTTAACAGAACAATTTGATCGTAAGAGACCTCAGAAAATATTCGATGGAAACAAGGTGTTCCAAGATGGCTTTGTGACTATCACCCTTAAGTTTTCAAAAGAAATGGCATATCGAGTTTATGATGAATTTCCGGAGTACGAGTTGTTCCCAGATGGCAGTTTCAAGGTAAAGCTTACAATGCCCCGAGGAGAATGGGTGTATTACTACCTCACTACTTTTGGTGAGCATTGCGAGATATTAGAGCCAATAGATATTCGCCTGCAAATGAAAGAAAAACTCCAAAAAACTTTAACAAAATATCTTTAA
- a CDS encoding GyrI-like domain-containing protein — MGKIDYKKKFKELYQPKTEPSVIDVPEMKFIQIDGGGNPNEENGEYQTAVETLYALSYAIKMMPKSGSTPPDYFDYVVPPLEGFWWLADSDEFDYSSKSKFCWTSMIRQPEFVTEEVFTTACEITAKKKPHLNLSIAKFVSFAEGLCVQCMHQGSFDDEPMTLAKMKVFMSEYGLESDLSDIRRHHEIYLSDPRKVDITKMKTVLRYPVRRTL; from the coding sequence ATGGGAAAAATAGATTATAAAAAGAAATTTAAAGAGCTATATCAACCCAAGACAGAGCCTTCTGTTATAGATGTGCCGGAAATGAAATTTATACAGATAGACGGAGGGGGCAATCCCAATGAGGAAAATGGTGAATATCAAACTGCTGTTGAAACACTGTATGCTTTGTCATATGCCATTAAAATGATGCCAAAAAGCGGTAGTACCCCACCTGACTATTTTGACTATGTTGTGCCACCACTTGAAGGGTTTTGGTGGCTTGCAGACAGTGATGAATTTGATTACAGCAGTAAGTCCAAGTTTTGCTGGACATCAATGATTCGCCAGCCGGAGTTTGTGACGGAAGAGGTGTTTACTACCGCTTGTGAAATCACAGCAAAGAAAAAACCTCATCTTAACCTTTCGATAGCAAAGTTTGTGTCTTTTGCCGAAGGCCTTTGTGTGCAGTGTATGCATCAAGGCAGCTTCGATGATGAGCCTATGACACTGGCAAAAATGAAAGTATTTATGTCGGAATATGGTCTGGAAAGTGACCTTTCAGACATTCGACGTCACCATGAAATCTATCTTTCTGACCCACGAAAAGTTGATATTACAAAGATGAAAACAGTACTACGGTATCCAGTTAGGAGGACATTATGA
- a CDS encoding N-acetyltransferase, whose amino-acid sequence MSFIDVTPKNLEKEHICCAISDKKRECCVSSKKMWMMDRFSDGLVFKKLDARGKVFIEYIPAEKAWCPISAPNYMYINCFWVSGQFKGQGYANRLLEHCIVDAKTKGKCGLTVLSSHKKLPFLSDPQYLKHKGFLVGDTALPSFELLYLPFDDSAPVPKFNSQAKEGVIAEKGLVLYYSHQCPHTAKYVPLIAEVANQHGVKLELRKIETTQEAQNMPSPWATYSLFYHGNFVTNEILSEKKFEKMLEKWGL is encoded by the coding sequence ATGAGTTTCATTGATGTGACACCGAAAAATTTAGAAAAGGAGCATATATGCTGTGCTATCTCTGATAAAAAGAGAGAGTGCTGTGTTTCCTCTAAAAAGATGTGGATGATGGATCGCTTTTCCGATGGACTTGTATTCAAAAAATTGGATGCACGAGGCAAGGTGTTTATTGAATATATTCCTGCCGAAAAAGCGTGGTGTCCGATTTCCGCTCCCAATTATATGTACATCAACTGCTTCTGGGTATCGGGACAGTTTAAAGGACAAGGATATGCAAATCGGCTTTTGGAGCATTGCATCGTTGATGCTAAAACCAAAGGAAAATGTGGACTCACCGTACTTTCCTCCCACAAGAAACTCCCTTTTTTGTCAGACCCGCAATATCTAAAACACAAGGGGTTTCTTGTGGGGGATACGGCACTACCGTCTTTTGAATTATTGTATTTGCCTTTTGATGATAGCGCTCCAGTTCCCAAATTTAACTCTCAGGCAAAGGAGGGCGTGATTGCAGAAAAAGGACTGGTACTCTATTATTCTCATCAATGTCCTCATACCGCAAAGTATGTACCGCTTATTGCAGAGGTGGCAAATCAACATGGTGTAAAATTAGAGCTACGAAAAATTGAAACCACCCAGGAGGCACAAAATATGCCTTCACCGTGGGCAACCTACAGCCTTTTTTATCACGGAAATTTTGTGACTAACGAGATACTAAGTGAAAAGAAATTTGAAAAGATGTTAGAAAAATGGGGGCTGTAG
- a CDS encoding pyridoxamine 5'-phosphate oxidase family protein produces MIKGEDYVEYFCIAEANDIFYFQTDKKSRKYEQLKNNVNIALCIDNIQIEGVCKELGHPLDNPEFCELFLNYFKGSYDAYSFLHDERVFEVKPVLIQKWIYENAKPFIEVYDFEKKVYRKKPYIG; encoded by the coding sequence ATGATAAAAGGAGAGGATTATGTTGAATACTTTTGCATAGCAGAGGCGAATGATATTTTTTATTTTCAAACAGACAAGAAATCTAGAAAATATGAGCAATTAAAGAATAATGTAAATATTGCTTTATGTATAGACAATATCCAGATAGAAGGAGTTTGTAAAGAACTGGGACATCCATTAGATAATCCGGAATTTTGTGAATTATTTCTGAATTATTTTAAAGGCTCTTACGATGCATATTCATTCCTTCATGATGAAAGAGTGTTTGAAGTAAAACCTGTTTTAATACAAAAATGGATTTACGAGAATGCGAAGCCATTTATTGAAGTTTATGACTTTGAAAAGAAAGTTTATAGAAAAAAGCCATATATAGGTTAA
- a CDS encoding GNAT family N-acetyltransferase, translating into MNITIEKGTKFDIEKIVQLYDDLNDFLESGINYPGWIKGIYPNREDAEAGVAKGTLYVAKIAEEIVGSIILNHEPEPAYSKAGWKNKNADYSGIFVIHTFAVHPSHLKNGIGMELMNFANCHAIHEGATSIRLDVYENNAPAIRLYEKCGFEYVDTVDLGLGRYGLHHFKLYEKVL; encoded by the coding sequence ATGAACATTACTATTGAAAAGGGTACAAAATTTGATATAGAAAAAATCGTACAGCTTTATGACGATTTGAATGATTTTCTGGAAAGCGGCATTAATTATCCCGGATGGATAAAAGGCATCTATCCAAATCGTGAAGATGCAGAAGCTGGTGTCGCAAAGGGAACGCTTTATGTTGCAAAGATTGCGGAAGAAATCGTTGGCTCTATTATATTGAATCATGAGCCGGAGCCTGCTTACAGCAAGGCAGGCTGGAAGAATAAAAATGCTGATTATTCCGGTATCTTTGTGATACATACATTTGCTGTTCACCCCTCCCATTTAAAAAATGGAATTGGCATGGAGCTAATGAATTTTGCCAATTGCCATGCTATTCATGAGGGTGCTACATCTATTCGACTTGATGTTTATGAAAATAACGCACCTGCTATCAGGCTATATGAAAAATGTGGCTTTGAGTATGTGGATACCGTAGATTTAGGGCTTGGCAGATATGGATTACATCATTTCAAGTTATATGAGAAAGTGCTATAA
- a CDS encoding isoprenylcysteine carboxylmethyltransferase family protein: protein MDGFLLLIPFLLIRFGLLSIINKDAIKRASHFPSMSGNEILAYWIYQISNIAIFVFLFFLTVIIESSWRFYIGLIIYILGLIFCAISVINFAVPSNEGFNHNGLYRCSRNPMYVSYLIYFIGCALLTQSLVLCGIVLIFQITSHWIILSEERWCIEKFGKEYKQYMKKVRRYI from the coding sequence ATGGATGGTTTTTTATTGTTAATACCATTTTTGCTTATAAGGTTTGGGCTTTTATCAATTATAAATAAAGATGCGATAAAACGTGCGTCCCATTTCCCGTCAATGTCTGGAAATGAGATATTAGCATATTGGATATATCAGATTTCAAATATCGCAATATTTGTATTTTTATTTTTCCTTACTGTAATAATAGAGTCTTCTTGGCGATTCTATATAGGACTAATCATCTATATATTGGGATTAATATTTTGTGCAATTTCAGTAATAAATTTTGCAGTTCCTTCCAACGAGGGATTTAATCATAATGGACTTTATCGCTGCTCTCGTAATCCTATGTATGTATCATATTTAATATATTTTATAGGGTGCGCTTTACTGACACAATCACTGGTTCTATGTGGAATAGTCTTAATATTTCAAATAACTTCACATTGGATTATTCTTTCCGAAGAAAGATGGTGCATTGAGAAATTTGGAAAAGAGTACAAGCAATATATGAAAAAGGTTAGACGATATATTTAA
- a CDS encoding SAM-dependent methyltransferase, translated as MEKFIVKSIGKVRSDERGMRIELYKEFIPALTNLEGFGYINVLWWFSYNDNEYSRSKFVEKSPYKNSPEILGTFATRSPERPNPIALTCANITFLDCDKGIIGLAFIDAEDGTPVIDIKPYTPSFDRVEHPIVPNWCDNWPKSVETSGDFDWSTIFNF; from the coding sequence ATGGAAAAATTTATAGTAAAATCAATTGGTAAAGTACGTTCAGATGAGAGAGGAATGCGTATAGAACTGTATAAAGAGTTTATCCCCGCTCTTACAAACCTTGAAGGATTTGGCTATATTAATGTTCTTTGGTGGTTTAGTTACAATGATAATGAATATTCACGATCTAAATTTGTTGAGAAAAGTCCCTACAAAAACTCTCCAGAGATATTAGGAACTTTTGCAACACGTTCTCCAGAGCGCCCAAATCCAATAGCCCTTACCTGTGCTAATATAACTTTCCTAGATTGTGATAAGGGTATCATCGGATTAGCCTTTATTGATGCAGAAGACGGGACTCCAGTTATAGATATAAAGCCTTATACACCTAGCTTTGACAGAGTAGAGCATCCAATTGTACCAAATTGGTGTGATAACTGGCCTAAGAGTGTTGAAACTTCTGGAGATTTCGATTGGAGCACCATCTTTAATTTCTAA